In Zingiber officinale cultivar Zhangliang chromosome 1A, Zo_v1.1, whole genome shotgun sequence, a genomic segment contains:
- the LOC122038466 gene encoding pre-mRNA-processing protein 40C-like isoform X1 — translation MSATAGPVHEMQAPPPLVSNSESTEPVAGSADGTPTSATVPTMGLSVQGTTASSSLPESIQSTVAASGTPAQSSLSQTGSLVKQNEPAQDSVRAKFTSSLGYVVPAPSFSYNVVPRMNSTPSNAQQPSSSPAFKWTPPMPAAALQPPVPGQFLGNRPFSFSVVPHANVVPASGQQIQLETAPVQVQFQGGRFTPSSASLQPPIPRQPIRAAFVPGAVSSNSPAPMQFPLSVPRGDATKQRNFLFSGNNQLLTAEKSETTPSTEKQNTSDAVAMVTTSTSSSLASSFSVQTSHCLPSSTSMASGTSLNSSSTSMSIPAAPSFTVHAEIPSSDRFQAFLGISNSAVVSNAATIKPTATSSFSPLKPIVPLPATLPPTIPVPVPVPVHQNLQQPTNPVYALQPTMAPSPQFFWSHPPQAGQMQHVPFSPYPGYLPAPFPQSVQGIPPTVPSVFVQPPGVSPVVSQVEPTTGCLHPESSSIGELPSSDIDQGKKSIIADKAERDTNNEIENAWTSHKTETGAVYYYNSITGKSTYEKPSSFKGEQEKATNQSGPVSWEKLPGTDWTLVTTNDGRKYYYDTKNKVSSWHVPAEVAELRKGQEINSTEGNEAPPEAGMQGDKVFASVSIDTPAAQTGGRESVALRSGQPVPSSALDLIKKKLLPETGSPITSPHSTSGPTASDTNGLKAVESAVKGQKPAISKEKAKDAAGDGTMSDSSSESDDEESGPSKEECIIKFKEMLKERGVAPFSKWEKELPKIVFDPRFKGVPSHSTRRALFEHYVRTRAEEERKEKRAAQKAALDAFKQLLEEVTEDIDHKTDYHSFRKKWGGDPRFEAIDRKERELLLNEKVKAADERIKALRMAASSSFKCMLRDNRNITLNSRWSRVKDSFREDPRYKVVKHEDRELLFNEYIAELKTAEEEAERSAKAKRDEQEKLKERERELRKRKEREEQEMERVKIKVRRKEVEYTYRALLVEMIKDPKATWTESKPKLEKDTQGRLTNPDLAPEDAEKLFREHVKDLHERCVNDYRSLLAEVITAEAADAAKDDGKTILTSWSEAKRLLKADARYTKLPSKDRESLWHRHAEDLLRKHKSSLPPKEKLDKDGKNKLSSAEHSKKSPRRSPHRSHVRR, via the exons ATGTCTGCAACAGCAGGACCTGTACATGAGATGCAAGCTCCCCCTCCTTTGGTTTCAAATTCTGAAAGCACAGAACCTGTTGCGGGATCAGCTGATGGTACACCTACATCTGCAACTGTTCCAACAATGGGTCTGTCAGTTCAAGGGACAACTGCATCATCTTCATTGCCAGAGTCCATTCAATCTACTGTTGCAGCTTCTGGAACTCCTGCTCAAAGCTCATTATCCCAGACGGGTTCTCTTGTAAAGCAAAATGAACCTGCTCAAGATTCTGTTAGGGCTAAATTTACTTCATCATTAGGCTATGTTGTCCCAGCACCGTCTTTTTCTTACAATGTGGTTCCTCGAATGAATTCAACCCCTTCAAATGCTCAGCAGCCGTCATCTTCTCCT GCTTTTAAGTGGACACCACCAATGCCTGCTGCAGCTCTACAACCCCCTGTTCCTGGCCAGTTTTTAGGCAACAGACCTTTTTCATTCAGTGTAGTCCCACATGCTAATGTTGTCCCAGCATCTGGTCAGCAGATTCAACTTGAAACC GCTCCTGTACAAGTACAGTTTCAAGGTGGAAGGtttactccttccagtgcttccTTGCAACCACCAATTCCAAGACAACCCATCCGTGCTGCTTTTGTCCCAGGTGCTGTATCTTCAAATTCACCTGCACCTATGCAGTTTCCTTTGTCTGTTCCTAGAGGAGATGCTACAAAACAAAGGAATTTCTTGTTCAGTGGGAACAATCAACTTTTGACTGCAGAGAAATCTGAAACAACCCCATCTACTGAAAAA CAGAATACCTCAGATGCTGTTGCAATGGTAACTACTAGCACTTCCTCAAGTCTGGCTAGTTCTTTCTCTGTACAAACGTCTCATTGTTTGCCATCTAGTACCTCAATGGCCTCTGGTACAAGTCTCAATTCCAGTTCAACAAGCATGTCGATTCCAGCTGCTCCATCTTTTACTGTGCATGCTGAAATACCAAGCAGTGACAGGTTCCAAGCATTTTTGGGAATTTCTAATTCTGCTGTGGTTTCAAATGCTGCCACAATAAAACCAACAGCCACAAGTTCTTTTTCACCACTGAAGCCCATTGTTCCTCTTCCTGCTACTCTACCCCCCACAATTCCTGTTCCTGTACCAGTTCCTGTTCATCAAAACCTTCAACAGCCAACAAATCCAGTTTATGCATTACAACCTACAATGGCTCCATCCCCTCAATTCTTCTGGTCGCATCCACCTCAAGCTGGTCAGATGCAGCATGTACCATTTTCACCTTACCCTGGCTATCTTCCTGCACCTTTTCCTCAATCTGTCCAGGGAATACCTCCTACAGTTCCTTCGGTGTTTGTTCAGCCTCCTGGTGTCTCTCCAGTCGTATCCCAAGTTGAACCAACAACAGGATGTCTCCATCCTGAAAGCAGCTCGATAGGAGAATTACCTTCATCAGATATTG ATCAGGGTAAAAAATCCATCATTGCTGACAAGGCAGAAAGAGATACTAATAATGAAATAGAAAATGCATGGACATCCCACAAGACAGAGACCGGTGCAGTCTACTACTATAATTCTATTACTGGAAAATCAACATATGAAAAACCCTCAAGTTTTAAGGGAGAG CAAGAGAAAGCCACCAACCAGTCAGGTCCAGTTTCATG GGAAAAGTTACCTGGTACTGATTGGACACTTGTAACGACAAATGATGGGAGGAAGTACTATTATGATACCAAGAACAag GTTAGTAGTTGGCATGTCCCAGCAGAGGTTGCAGAACTCAGGAAAGGTCAAGAAATAAATTCAACAGAAGGAAATGAAGCTCCACCAGAGGCTGGCatgcaaggagataaagtttTTGCATCTGTTAGTATTGATACTCCAGCTGCACAGACTGGTGGTCGTGAATCTGTGGCCCTTCGTTCTGGACAACCTGTTCCATCATCAGCATTGGATTTGATCAAGAAGAAGTTGCTCCCTGAAACAGGCTCTCCGATAACATCACCTCATTCAACTTCTGGCCCTACTGCATCAGATACAAATGGATTGAAAGCTGTTGAGTCAGCTGTCAAGGGACAAAAGCCTGCTATTAGTAAAGAAAAAGCAAAAGATGCTGCAGGTGATGGTACTATGTCAGATTCCTCGTCTGAATCAGATGATGAGGAAAGTGGACCTAGCAAAGAAGAATGCATTATTAAATTCAAG GAAATGCTTAAAGAACGAGGAGTTGCACCTTTTTCAAAATGGGAGAAAGAACTGCCGAAGATAGTGTTTGATCCACGCTTTAAG GGGGTTCCAAGTCATTCTACTCGAAGGGCATTGTTTGAACATTACGTTAGGACACGAGCTGAAGAAGAGCGCAAGGAGAAAAGAGCAGCACAGAAGGCTGCACTTGATGCTTTTAAACAATTATTGGAAGAAGTTACAGAG GACATCGATCACAAAACTGATTATCATTCATTTAGAAAAAAATGGGGTGGTGATCCCCGATTTGAGGCCATTGATCGCAAGGAACGAGAGCTTCTATTGAATGAGAA AGTGAAGGCTGCAGATGAGAGGATAAAAGCCCTACGCATGGCTGCTTCCAGTAGTTTTAAGTGTATGCTTCGTGATAATCGAAATATTACACTGAACAGCCGATGGTCCAGG GTAAAAGATAGTTTCAGGGAGGATCCTAGATACAAGGTTGTGAAACATGAAGACAGGGAACTTCTATTCAATGAGTACATAGCTGAACTGAAAACTGCTGAAGAAGAGGCAGAAAGATCAGCCAAGGCTAAAAGAGATGAGCAG GAGAAATTgaaggagagagagagggagttgcggaaaagaaaagaaagagaagaacaAGAAATGGAGAGAGTTAAAATAAAAGTTCGTAGGAAAGAGGTTGAATACACCTATCGAGCTTTGCTTGTTGAGATGATTAAAGACCCAAAG GCAACCTGGACTGAATCAAAGCCGAAACTTGAGAAGGATACCCAAGGGCGTTTAACAAACCCTGATTTGGCCCCAGAAGATGCTGAGAAGTTATTCCGCGAGCATGTTAAGGACTTGCATGAG CGTTGTGTGAACGACTACCGCTCGCTCCTTGCTGAAGTTATTACTGCAGAAGCTGCTGATGCAGCAAAAGATGATGGAAAGACTATTCTGACTTCTTGGTCTGAAGCAAAACGCCTTCTCAAGGCTGATGCTAGGTATACCAAGCTGCCAAGCAAAGATCGCGAGTCTCTTTGGCATCGACATGCAGAGGATTTGTTACGAAAACATAAATCATCATTACCTCCAAAGGAGAAGTTAGATAAAGATGGCAAGAATAAATTATCATCTGCTGAGCATTCAAAGAAGTCACCTCGGAGATCACCTCACCGATCCCATGTACGTAGGTAG
- the LOC122038466 gene encoding pre-mRNA-processing protein 40C-like isoform X2, producing MSATAGPVHEMQAPPPLVSNSESTEPVAGSADGTPTSATVPTMGLSVQGTTASSSLPESIQSTVAASGTPAQSSLSQTGSLVKQNEPAQDSVRAKFTSSLGYVVPAPSFSYNVVPRMNSTPSNAQQPSSSPAFKWTPPMPAAALQPPVPGQFLGNRPFSFSVVPHANVVPASGQQIQLETAPVQVQFQGGRFTPSSASLQPPIPRQPIRAAFVPGAVSSNSPAPMQFPLSVPRGDATKQRNFLFSGNNQLLTAEKSETTPSTEKNTSDAVAMVTTSTSSSLASSFSVQTSHCLPSSTSMASGTSLNSSSTSMSIPAAPSFTVHAEIPSSDRFQAFLGISNSAVVSNAATIKPTATSSFSPLKPIVPLPATLPPTIPVPVPVPVHQNLQQPTNPVYALQPTMAPSPQFFWSHPPQAGQMQHVPFSPYPGYLPAPFPQSVQGIPPTVPSVFVQPPGVSPVVSQVEPTTGCLHPESSSIGELPSSDIDQGKKSIIADKAERDTNNEIENAWTSHKTETGAVYYYNSITGKSTYEKPSSFKGEQEKATNQSGPVSWEKLPGTDWTLVTTNDGRKYYYDTKNKVSSWHVPAEVAELRKGQEINSTEGNEAPPEAGMQGDKVFASVSIDTPAAQTGGRESVALRSGQPVPSSALDLIKKKLLPETGSPITSPHSTSGPTASDTNGLKAVESAVKGQKPAISKEKAKDAAGDGTMSDSSSESDDEESGPSKEECIIKFKEMLKERGVAPFSKWEKELPKIVFDPRFKGVPSHSTRRALFEHYVRTRAEEERKEKRAAQKAALDAFKQLLEEVTEDIDHKTDYHSFRKKWGGDPRFEAIDRKERELLLNEKVKAADERIKALRMAASSSFKCMLRDNRNITLNSRWSRVKDSFREDPRYKVVKHEDRELLFNEYIAELKTAEEEAERSAKAKRDEQEKLKERERELRKRKEREEQEMERVKIKVRRKEVEYTYRALLVEMIKDPKATWTESKPKLEKDTQGRLTNPDLAPEDAEKLFREHVKDLHERCVNDYRSLLAEVITAEAADAAKDDGKTILTSWSEAKRLLKADARYTKLPSKDRESLWHRHAEDLLRKHKSSLPPKEKLDKDGKNKLSSAEHSKKSPRRSPHRSHVRR from the exons ATGTCTGCAACAGCAGGACCTGTACATGAGATGCAAGCTCCCCCTCCTTTGGTTTCAAATTCTGAAAGCACAGAACCTGTTGCGGGATCAGCTGATGGTACACCTACATCTGCAACTGTTCCAACAATGGGTCTGTCAGTTCAAGGGACAACTGCATCATCTTCATTGCCAGAGTCCATTCAATCTACTGTTGCAGCTTCTGGAACTCCTGCTCAAAGCTCATTATCCCAGACGGGTTCTCTTGTAAAGCAAAATGAACCTGCTCAAGATTCTGTTAGGGCTAAATTTACTTCATCATTAGGCTATGTTGTCCCAGCACCGTCTTTTTCTTACAATGTGGTTCCTCGAATGAATTCAACCCCTTCAAATGCTCAGCAGCCGTCATCTTCTCCT GCTTTTAAGTGGACACCACCAATGCCTGCTGCAGCTCTACAACCCCCTGTTCCTGGCCAGTTTTTAGGCAACAGACCTTTTTCATTCAGTGTAGTCCCACATGCTAATGTTGTCCCAGCATCTGGTCAGCAGATTCAACTTGAAACC GCTCCTGTACAAGTACAGTTTCAAGGTGGAAGGtttactccttccagtgcttccTTGCAACCACCAATTCCAAGACAACCCATCCGTGCTGCTTTTGTCCCAGGTGCTGTATCTTCAAATTCACCTGCACCTATGCAGTTTCCTTTGTCTGTTCCTAGAGGAGATGCTACAAAACAAAGGAATTTCTTGTTCAGTGGGAACAATCAACTTTTGACTGCAGAGAAATCTGAAACAACCCCATCTACTGAAAAA AATACCTCAGATGCTGTTGCAATGGTAACTACTAGCACTTCCTCAAGTCTGGCTAGTTCTTTCTCTGTACAAACGTCTCATTGTTTGCCATCTAGTACCTCAATGGCCTCTGGTACAAGTCTCAATTCCAGTTCAACAAGCATGTCGATTCCAGCTGCTCCATCTTTTACTGTGCATGCTGAAATACCAAGCAGTGACAGGTTCCAAGCATTTTTGGGAATTTCTAATTCTGCTGTGGTTTCAAATGCTGCCACAATAAAACCAACAGCCACAAGTTCTTTTTCACCACTGAAGCCCATTGTTCCTCTTCCTGCTACTCTACCCCCCACAATTCCTGTTCCTGTACCAGTTCCTGTTCATCAAAACCTTCAACAGCCAACAAATCCAGTTTATGCATTACAACCTACAATGGCTCCATCCCCTCAATTCTTCTGGTCGCATCCACCTCAAGCTGGTCAGATGCAGCATGTACCATTTTCACCTTACCCTGGCTATCTTCCTGCACCTTTTCCTCAATCTGTCCAGGGAATACCTCCTACAGTTCCTTCGGTGTTTGTTCAGCCTCCTGGTGTCTCTCCAGTCGTATCCCAAGTTGAACCAACAACAGGATGTCTCCATCCTGAAAGCAGCTCGATAGGAGAATTACCTTCATCAGATATTG ATCAGGGTAAAAAATCCATCATTGCTGACAAGGCAGAAAGAGATACTAATAATGAAATAGAAAATGCATGGACATCCCACAAGACAGAGACCGGTGCAGTCTACTACTATAATTCTATTACTGGAAAATCAACATATGAAAAACCCTCAAGTTTTAAGGGAGAG CAAGAGAAAGCCACCAACCAGTCAGGTCCAGTTTCATG GGAAAAGTTACCTGGTACTGATTGGACACTTGTAACGACAAATGATGGGAGGAAGTACTATTATGATACCAAGAACAag GTTAGTAGTTGGCATGTCCCAGCAGAGGTTGCAGAACTCAGGAAAGGTCAAGAAATAAATTCAACAGAAGGAAATGAAGCTCCACCAGAGGCTGGCatgcaaggagataaagtttTTGCATCTGTTAGTATTGATACTCCAGCTGCACAGACTGGTGGTCGTGAATCTGTGGCCCTTCGTTCTGGACAACCTGTTCCATCATCAGCATTGGATTTGATCAAGAAGAAGTTGCTCCCTGAAACAGGCTCTCCGATAACATCACCTCATTCAACTTCTGGCCCTACTGCATCAGATACAAATGGATTGAAAGCTGTTGAGTCAGCTGTCAAGGGACAAAAGCCTGCTATTAGTAAAGAAAAAGCAAAAGATGCTGCAGGTGATGGTACTATGTCAGATTCCTCGTCTGAATCAGATGATGAGGAAAGTGGACCTAGCAAAGAAGAATGCATTATTAAATTCAAG GAAATGCTTAAAGAACGAGGAGTTGCACCTTTTTCAAAATGGGAGAAAGAACTGCCGAAGATAGTGTTTGATCCACGCTTTAAG GGGGTTCCAAGTCATTCTACTCGAAGGGCATTGTTTGAACATTACGTTAGGACACGAGCTGAAGAAGAGCGCAAGGAGAAAAGAGCAGCACAGAAGGCTGCACTTGATGCTTTTAAACAATTATTGGAAGAAGTTACAGAG GACATCGATCACAAAACTGATTATCATTCATTTAGAAAAAAATGGGGTGGTGATCCCCGATTTGAGGCCATTGATCGCAAGGAACGAGAGCTTCTATTGAATGAGAA AGTGAAGGCTGCAGATGAGAGGATAAAAGCCCTACGCATGGCTGCTTCCAGTAGTTTTAAGTGTATGCTTCGTGATAATCGAAATATTACACTGAACAGCCGATGGTCCAGG GTAAAAGATAGTTTCAGGGAGGATCCTAGATACAAGGTTGTGAAACATGAAGACAGGGAACTTCTATTCAATGAGTACATAGCTGAACTGAAAACTGCTGAAGAAGAGGCAGAAAGATCAGCCAAGGCTAAAAGAGATGAGCAG GAGAAATTgaaggagagagagagggagttgcggaaaagaaaagaaagagaagaacaAGAAATGGAGAGAGTTAAAATAAAAGTTCGTAGGAAAGAGGTTGAATACACCTATCGAGCTTTGCTTGTTGAGATGATTAAAGACCCAAAG GCAACCTGGACTGAATCAAAGCCGAAACTTGAGAAGGATACCCAAGGGCGTTTAACAAACCCTGATTTGGCCCCAGAAGATGCTGAGAAGTTATTCCGCGAGCATGTTAAGGACTTGCATGAG CGTTGTGTGAACGACTACCGCTCGCTCCTTGCTGAAGTTATTACTGCAGAAGCTGCTGATGCAGCAAAAGATGATGGAAAGACTATTCTGACTTCTTGGTCTGAAGCAAAACGCCTTCTCAAGGCTGATGCTAGGTATACCAAGCTGCCAAGCAAAGATCGCGAGTCTCTTTGGCATCGACATGCAGAGGATTTGTTACGAAAACATAAATCATCATTACCTCCAAAGGAGAAGTTAGATAAAGATGGCAAGAATAAATTATCATCTGCTGAGCATTCAAAGAAGTCACCTCGGAGATCACCTCACCGATCCCATGTACGTAGGTAG